GTCGCCGACCAGGTTGGAGTTGGCGATCAGCACCCGGGGCGCCCACTCGTGGGTCTGCATCACGCCGACCGGGCGGCCGGACTGGACCAGCATGGTCTCGTCCTGCTTCAGGCCCTGCAGGGTCTTCACCATCGCGTCGAAGGAGCGCCAGTCCCGGGCCGCCTTGCCGGTGCCGCCGTAGACCACCAGCTTCGACGGGTGCTCGGCGACCTCCGGGTCGAGGTTGTTCATCAGCATCCGCAGGGCGGCCTCCTGCTGCCAGCCCTGCGTGCTCAGCCCGGTGCCCCGCGCCGCGCGAACCTCGCGCGGGCCGCTCGCCTGCTCTGCCATGGCCCAGCCTCCTTGCAGATGGATTTCATTCACGATCAACGAGACTGAATATATCCAAACAGTCAGGCCCTGGCCAGAGCCCACGCCCACCCGGGAGAACGCCGAACGCCGCCCGGCGGGGGCGGCGTTCGGTACGGACGGACGGCTGGTCGCAGCGGTGGACACCCGGCGGCCGTCAGGCCGCTTCGTCGCCGTCCCAGTCGATGCCGATCTCGGCCAGCCAGCGGCGGTCCTCCGCGTCGGGCTGGGGGTCCGGCTGGCCGGGGCGGGCCGGCGGGCGCGGGATGTGCTGGACGGGGCCGACGCCGTAGCGGGCGGCCGCGGCTTCGGCGGCCCCGTCGCCCGGCTCCAGGACGCCGATGTGCACGGCCTCCTCGTCGCCCGGGTCGAGCACCACGAGCTCCGGGTGCGGCGGGCGGCGCAGCGCGATGCGGCGGCCGCAGATCGGGCAGGACCACTCGTCGGCCCCGGAGCCGAGTCGTCCGGTGAGTCTCATCTGATGGATCGGCGGTGGCATTGGACTTCCCCCGTCCAAGCTGTCTTTTCCCTACCGAAGAGATGCCCGCTCAGCCCCCGTCGTCAACCCGACGAAAAGGTGTCATTGGGGAAACAACCGGTGTCATTCCAGGAACAGTTGACGGGCCGTCGCGGACTGCTCGATGGCCTCCAGCCGGGCTTCCGCGCCGGGCAGCTCGTCGCACATGGCCTGCAGCAGGACGCGGCCGAGCATCATCGGCGCGCAGGCGGTGTCGAAGACCAGGCCGGTGCCGACGGCGGCGGGCAGCAGCACGTCGGAGAGCTTGGCGACCGGCGCGAACGCGGAGTCGGCGACGGTCAGCACCGTCAGCCCGCACTCGCGGGCGACCGCCAGGGCGTCCATCAGCTCGCGCGGGTAGCGCGGCAGGGCGAAGCAGAGCACGGCGGTGGCGCCGGCCGCCGCGGCCTGCTCCAGGCGGTCGGCGAGCATCGAGCCGCCCTCGTCGAGCAGCCGGATGTCCGGGTGCACCTTGCCGGCGAAGTAGCAGAAGCCGCGGGCCTGGGCGGAGGCGGCGCGCAGGCCGAGCACCGGCAGCGGGCGGGAGGCCGCCAGGATCCGGGCGGCCCGGACGATCGGCGCGGGGTCGGCGAGCAGTTCGGCGAGGTGCCGCAGGTGCGCGATCTCGGCGAGCACGGCCTGCTGGTGCTCGTTGCGCACCACGTCGTCCGGGCTCTCGGGGGCGGCGGCCTCGCCGACGCCGAGCTCGCGCAGCTGCTTGCGCAGCGCCGGGTAGCCGTCGTAGCCGAGCGCGACCGCGAACCGGGTGACCGAGGGCTGGCTGACCCCGGCGAGTTCGGCGACCTCGACGCTGGACAGGAACGGGGCCTCGGTGGCGTGCCGGACCAGCGAGTGGGCGATCCGCCGCTGGGTCGGCGTCAGCCGGTGGCCCTCGAAGAGCTGGAGCAGCCGGGCGGAGGGCCCGGTCGACGTGCCGGTCTCGTCCAGGGCGGTCATCTGCGGTACCTCCGGGCTCGGGTAGCAGTGGGGACGACTGTGGCGCAGTCCCGGCAGGTGGGCAATCGTGTATCGCCTGCCGGGACGGGCGGGTCCGGACCGCAGTCCGGCGGGTGCGCCCGCCCGTCCCGGGACTGTCAGGCCAGCGGGCCGGTGACCTGCTCGACCGCCTCGACCAGGGCGCCGGTGGCGACCAGGGCGGCGGCGGCCTCCAGGTCCGGGGAGAGGAAGCGGTCCCGGCCGGGCCCCTCGACGCCGGCGGCGCGGGCGGCGGCGACCGCGGCGGCGGTGGCCGGGGCGAGCACGCCCGACTGCTCGGCGGCCTGCTCCCGGATCTCCAACGCGCGCGCGGAGGCCACGAGTTCCACGGCCAGCACCCGGCCGAGGTTGGTCACCGCCTGGCGCAGCTTGCGGGCCGCGGACCAGCCCATCGAGACGTGGTCCTCCTGCATCGCCGAGGACGGGATGGAGTCCACCGAGGCGGGCACCGCGAGCCGCTTGTTCTCGCTGACCAGCGCCGCCTGGGTGTACTGGGCGATCATCAGGCCGGAGTCCACGCCGGGGTCGTCGGCGAGGAACGCGGGCAGCCCGTGCGAGCGGGCCTTGTCGAGCAGCCGGTCGGTGCGGCGCTCGGAGATCGACGCCAGGTCGGCGGCGGCGATCGCCAGGAAGTCCAGCACGTACGCCACCGGGGCGCCGTGGAAGTTGCCGTTCGACTCGACCCGGCCGTCCGGCAGCACCACCGGGTTGTCGACCGCGGCGGCGAGCTCGCGGTCGGCGACCAGCCGGGCGTGCGCGAGGGTGTCCCGGCCCGCGCCGGCCACCTGCGGGGCACAGCGGATCGAGTACGCGTCCTGCACCCGCGGCGCGTCGTCCTGGTGGTGGCCCGTCAGGCC
The DNA window shown above is from Streptomyces sp. TLI_171 and carries:
- a CDS encoding MurR/RpiR family transcriptional regulator, whose amino-acid sequence is MTALDETGTSTGPSARLLQLFEGHRLTPTQRRIAHSLVRHATEAPFLSSVEVAELAGVSQPSVTRFAVALGYDGYPALRKQLRELGVGEAAAPESPDDVVRNEHQQAVLAEIAHLRHLAELLADPAPIVRAARILAASRPLPVLGLRAASAQARGFCYFAGKVHPDIRLLDEGGSMLADRLEQAAAAGATAVLCFALPRYPRELMDALAVARECGLTVLTVADSAFAPVAKLSDVLLPAAVGTGLVFDTACAPMMLGRVLLQAMCDELPGAEARLEAIEQSATARQLFLE